The following proteins are encoded in a genomic region of Pan troglodytes isolate AG18354 chromosome 2, NHGRI_mPanTro3-v2.0_pri, whole genome shotgun sequence:
- the ACKR4 gene encoding atypical chemokine receptor 4, translating into MALEQNQSTDYYYEENEMNGTYDYSQYELICIKEDVREFAKVFLPVFLTIAFVIGLAGNSMVVAIYAYYKKQRTKTDVYILNLAVADLLLLFTLPFWAVNAVHGWVLGKIMCKITSALYTLNFVSGMQFLACISIDRYVAVTKVPSQSGVGKPCWIICFCVWMAAILLSIPQLVFYTVNDNARCIPIFPRYLGTSMKALIQMLEICIGFVVPFLIMGVCYFITARTLMKMPNIKISRPLKVLFTVVIVFIVTQLPYNIVKFCRAIDIIYSLITSCNMSKRMDIAIQITESIALFHSCLNPILYVFMGASFKNYVMKVAKKYGSWRRQRQSVEEFPFDSEGPTEPTSTFSI; encoded by the coding sequence ATGGCTTTGGAACAGAATCAGTCAACAGATTATTATtatgaggaaaatgaaatgaatggcACTTATGACTACAGTCAATATGAATTGATCTGTATCAAAGAAGATGTCAGAGAATTTGCAAAAGTTTTCCTCCCTGTATTCCTCACAATAGCTTTCGTCATTGGACTTGCAGGCAATTCCATGGTAGTGGCAATTTATGCCTATTACAAGAAACAGAGAACCAAAACAGATGTGTACATCCTGAATTTGGCTGTAGCAGATTTACTCCTTCTATTCACTCTGCCTTTTTGGGCTGTTAATGCAGTTCATGGGTGGGTTTTAGGGAaaataatgtgcaaaataacttCAGCCTTGTACACACTAAACTTTGTCTCTGGAATGCAGTTTCTGGCTTGTATCAGCATAGACAGATATGTGGCAGTAACTAAAGTCCCCAGCCAATCAGGAGTGGGAAAACCATGCTGGATCATCTGTTTCTGTGTCTGGATGGCTGCCATCTTGCTGAGCATACCCCAGCTGGTTTTTTATACAGTAAATGACAATGCTAGGTGCATTCCCATTTTCCCCCGCTACCTAGGAACATCAATGAAAGCATTGATTCAAATGCTAGAGATCTGCATTGGATTTGTAGTACCCTTTCTTATTATGGGGGTGTGCTACTTTATCACGGCAAGGACACTCATGAAGATgccaaacattaaaatatctcgACCCCTAAAAGTTCTGTTCACAGTCgttatagttttcattgtcaCTCAACTGCCTTATAACATTGTCAAGTTCTGCCGAGCCATAGACATCATCTACTCCCTGATCACCAGCTGCAACATGAGCAAACGCATGGACATCGCCATCCAAATCACAGAAAGCATCGCACTCTTTCACAGCTGCCTCAACCCAATCCTTTATGTTTTTATGGGAGCATCTTTCAAAAACTACGTTATGAAAGTGGCCAAGAAATATGGGTCCTGGAGAAGACAGAGACAAAGTGTGGAGGAGTTTCCTTTTGATTCTGAGGGTCCTACAGAGCCAACCAGTACTTTTAGCATTTAA